Proteins encoded by one window of Cylindrospermum stagnale PCC 7417:
- the cobU gene encoding bifunctional adenosylcobinamide kinase/adenosylcobinamide-phosphate guanylyltransferase, with product MSKVILVTGPARSGKSEWAETLAMQSGKTVVYVATASDHPDDQEWQQRIQKHQKRRPQDWVTLWVPVELSATLADAKPNTCLLVDSLGTWVANLLEQDDQKWENTLSELLETVQLVAADMLFVAEETGWGIVPAYPLGRKFRDRLGSLVRQLGATCEAVYLVTGGHVLNLSLLGSTLPVPKS from the coding sequence ATGAGCAAAGTTATTTTGGTTACAGGTCCAGCACGCTCAGGTAAAAGTGAATGGGCAGAAACTTTAGCCATGCAGTCAGGAAAAACAGTAGTTTACGTAGCAACAGCTAGTGATCACCCAGATGATCAAGAGTGGCAGCAACGCATTCAAAAACACCAAAAACGCCGTCCTCAAGATTGGGTGACTCTCTGGGTACCCGTGGAACTGTCTGCTACCCTGGCTGATGCCAAACCAAATACCTGCCTTTTGGTTGATTCTTTGGGAACTTGGGTGGCTAATCTTTTAGAACAAGACGACCAGAAATGGGAAAACACCCTCTCAGAGTTGCTAGAAACAGTGCAGTTGGTCGCAGCTGATATGCTATTTGTAGCCGAAGAAACAGGTTGGGGTATAGTGCCAGCTTATCCCCTTGGAAGGAAATTTCGCGATCGCCTTGGTTCTTTAGTACGCCAGTTAGGTGCAACCTGTGAAGCCGTTTATTTAGTCACTGGCGGCCATGTTCTCAATCTCAGCCTTCTTGGTTCAACCTTACCAGTACCAAAGTCTTAA
- a CDS encoding CTB family bacteriocin encodes MSYELFTELSVEQQEVVSGGSVGTKVEDYLNTNFYQQNFTLISDVSSNKNGSQIKQYTTSENIKTDASKYYKLKLA; translated from the coding sequence ATGTCTTACGAACTATTTACCGAATTGTCTGTCGAACAACAAGAAGTTGTATCTGGTGGTTCAGTTGGCACAAAAGTTGAGGATTATCTAAACACTAACTTCTACCAACAAAATTTCACCCTCATTAGCGATGTATCCTCCAACAAGAATGGTAGCCAGATTAAACAATACACAACTTCTGAGAACATCAAGACTGACGCTAGCAAGTATTACAAGCTCAAATTAGCATAA